From the Maioricimonas rarisocia genome, one window contains:
- a CDS encoding carotenoid oxygenase family protein, whose protein sequence is MSSISRRCFLAGSLGGAALLPGELFADADRAGATKWPENFFLSENFAPVHEEVTADDLPVRGKIPPELNGMYLRNGPNPQFPPLGNYHWFDGDGMIHGVRFADGRASYMNRYVRTAGWKKEHEAGQALWTGFADPVELKDVTARLIRGESPFKNTANTALVWHHGKLLALWELGFPHELLLPGLETKGLYSFGGALRHAMTAHPKIDARTGEMMVIGYSPLPPFLQYSVIDRTGRVTHTTPVPVRRPVFMHDFAITEQYTVLLELPAVFDPYSSGRGGEFVRFDADHGARIGLLPRHGTGDEIRWFEIEACFVYHVLNAFEQDGKVHLFACRMPNYPKAFGMSATVSVEDFGEIFDRSRPVMYRWTCDLETGNVQEEPLDDAMAEYPRFDDRVTGRTTRYGYVISADPYSSSLLQYELPIGRVRRHFFGRGRMAGETVFAPRPEGTTEEDGWLITYVYDRADEASECVVIDARDITASPVARIRLPQRVPYGFHALWVDGAVL, encoded by the coding sequence ATGTCATCCATTTCGCGTCGTTGCTTTCTCGCGGGTTCCCTCGGTGGAGCCGCTTTGCTGCCCGGCGAGCTCTTTGCCGACGCCGACCGTGCCGGTGCCACCAAGTGGCCGGAGAATTTCTTTCTCTCCGAGAACTTTGCTCCGGTTCACGAGGAAGTCACTGCGGACGACCTGCCGGTGCGGGGGAAGATCCCGCCCGAACTGAACGGCATGTATTTGAGGAACGGGCCGAACCCGCAGTTCCCGCCACTGGGGAACTACCACTGGTTCGATGGGGACGGCATGATTCACGGCGTCCGCTTTGCCGACGGCAGGGCCAGCTACATGAACCGCTATGTCCGGACCGCCGGCTGGAAGAAGGAACACGAGGCGGGGCAGGCCCTGTGGACCGGGTTCGCCGACCCGGTGGAACTGAAGGACGTGACCGCCAGGCTCATTCGGGGGGAGAGTCCGTTCAAGAACACGGCCAACACTGCGCTGGTATGGCATCACGGCAAACTGCTGGCGCTGTGGGAACTTGGCTTTCCCCACGAACTGTTGCTGCCGGGGCTGGAAACGAAGGGGCTCTATTCGTTCGGTGGAGCCCTGCGGCATGCGATGACGGCTCATCCGAAGATCGATGCCCGGACCGGTGAGATGATGGTGATCGGCTACAGTCCGCTGCCGCCGTTTCTGCAGTACTCGGTGATCGACCGGACCGGTCGCGTCACGCATACGACGCCGGTGCCGGTCCGCCGTCCCGTCTTCATGCACGATTTTGCCATCACGGAGCAGTACACGGTGTTGCTCGAACTGCCGGCCGTGTTCGATCCGTACTCGTCGGGGCGTGGTGGCGAGTTCGTCCGGTTTGATGCGGATCATGGTGCGAGAATCGGGTTGCTGCCCCGGCACGGAACAGGTGACGAGATCCGCTGGTTCGAGATCGAGGCCTGTTTTGTCTACCACGTTCTGAATGCGTTCGAACAGGACGGGAAGGTCCATCTGTTCGCCTGCAGGATGCCGAACTACCCGAAGGCGTTCGGCATGTCGGCGACCGTCAGTGTGGAGGACTTCGGCGAGATTTTCGATCGGAGCCGGCCGGTGATGTACCGCTGGACCTGCGACCTCGAGACCGGCAACGTTCAGGAAGAACCGCTCGATGACGCCATGGCGGAGTACCCACGATTCGACGACCGCGTGACCGGCCGAACGACACGATACGGGTATGTCATCAGTGCGGATCCGTACTCGAGTTCGCTGCTGCAGTACGAGCTGCCGATCGGCCGCGTGCGCAGGCATTTCTTCGGCAGGGGCCGGATGGCGGGGGAAACGGTCTTCGCCCCCCGACCGGAGGGTACGACGGAGGAAGACGGCTGGCTGATCACGTACGTCTACGACCGCGCGGACGAAGCGAGTGAGTGCGTGGTGATCGACGCCCGCGACATCACCGCCTCGCCTGTGGCCCGCATCCGTCTGCCGCAGCGCGTTCCGTACGGTTTCCATGCCCTCTGGGTGGATGGTGCCGTGCTGTGA
- a CDS encoding superoxide dismutase family protein produces MKPTILATVAFAALCASTFYADVHADNHENVDVPKEAVAVLVPMRGEEVWGTIVLKQESEGVRVTGRVHNLKPGEHGFHIHEFGDIRDPSGKSAGGHFNPSGHKHGAPDDEERHAGDLGNITADSKGNAKVDKLAKGLKLHFVIGRSIVVHAKADDLESQPSGDAGPRVAIGVIGFAQVKDKDSDKSSDKPAEKPEEKTADN; encoded by the coding sequence ATGAAACCAACGATCCTGGCCACCGTCGCTTTTGCCGCTCTCTGCGCGTCCACCTTCTACGCCGACGTGCATGCCGACAACCACGAGAATGTCGATGTGCCCAAGGAGGCCGTCGCCGTCCTTGTCCCCATGCGGGGCGAAGAAGTCTGGGGCACGATCGTCCTCAAGCAGGAATCCGAGGGCGTCCGCGTCACCGGTCGCGTACACAATCTCAAACCGGGTGAACACGGCTTTCACATTCACGAGTTCGGCGACATCCGCGACCCGTCCGGCAAGTCGGCCGGTGGGCACTTCAATCCGTCCGGCCATAAGCATGGTGCACCCGACGACGAAGAACGTCACGCCGGCGACCTCGGCAACATCACCGCCGACTCCAAAGGGAACGCCAAAGTCGACAAGCTCGCCAAAGGGCTGAAGCTGCACTTCGTGATCGGTCGCTCCATCGTCGTCCATGCCAAGGCGGATGACCTCGAAAGCCAGCCTTCCGGCGATGCCGGACCCCGCGTCGCAATTGGCGTCATCGGGTTCGCCCAGGTCAAAGACAAGGATTCCGACAAATCGTCGGACAAGCCGGCTGAGAAACCGGAAGAGAAGACGGCCGACAACTGA
- a CDS encoding mannosyltransferase family protein — protein sequence MSYSGAQHFLERFARWDARHYVLFVEEGYGSDPEPATRVVFFPAVPLLARGIVALTGLSPIASLLVVSHASLLAASLLLFALLRRRDPPLDQRTATLCVLCLLLLPTGVFFRVAYTESMFLLLTVLAMYGMAAHWRPVLVAVVIGLSTATRPTGVALLLPFAWYLWQRERNPPSPQPLAPSLLRVSPRGLLLLPVACWGLLAYMTWLWWRFDDPVAFVTQMPRWVLRGDATLWERLWTAVTLSPLREAYDPTSDAYWAVLDKTTHSVLSLRMADPLWFAGTALLIVVGAKQRWLSTGELLLAAGLLGIPWFLHSHASMMQSYGRYAAVVWPACLVAGQMLARIPRVLTDVLCGTAALLLVIYAAMFSARYFIV from the coding sequence ATGTCCTACTCGGGGGCACAGCACTTTCTCGAGCGTTTCGCCCGCTGGGACGCACGCCACTACGTTCTCTTTGTCGAAGAAGGGTACGGCAGCGATCCGGAACCTGCGACCCGGGTGGTCTTCTTTCCCGCCGTACCGCTGCTCGCCCGCGGCATCGTCGCCTTGACCGGTCTGAGCCCGATCGCCTCGCTGCTGGTCGTCAGTCACGCGAGCCTGCTGGCCGCGTCGCTCCTGCTGTTCGCCTTACTGCGGCGACGTGATCCACCGCTCGACCAGCGGACCGCAACCCTCTGTGTACTCTGTTTGCTCCTCCTGCCGACAGGCGTCTTCTTCCGTGTGGCGTACACCGAATCAATGTTCCTGCTGCTGACGGTCCTGGCCATGTACGGCATGGCGGCACACTGGCGCCCCGTCCTTGTTGCCGTGGTGATCGGGCTGAGTACGGCGACGCGACCGACCGGCGTGGCCCTGCTGCTCCCGTTTGCCTGGTACCTCTGGCAGCGGGAACGGAACCCGCCGTCACCGCAGCCTCTGGCTCCGTCCCTCCTGCGCGTTTCGCCCCGCGGCCTCCTGCTCCTGCCCGTCGCCTGCTGGGGACTGCTCGCTTATATGACCTGGCTCTGGTGGCGGTTCGACGATCCGGTCGCGTTCGTCACACAGATGCCCCGGTGGGTTCTGCGGGGAGATGCGACACTGTGGGAACGGCTCTGGACTGCGGTCACGCTGTCGCCGCTCCGCGAGGCGTACGATCCCACCAGCGACGCGTACTGGGCGGTGCTGGACAAGACGACGCACTCGGTTCTGAGCCTGCGGATGGCGGACCCGCTCTGGTTCGCCGGCACTGCTCTGCTGATTGTCGTCGGTGCGAAACAACGCTGGCTCAGCACCGGAGAACTTCTGCTGGCAGCCGGCCTGCTGGGAATCCCCTGGTTCCTGCATTCCCATGCATCAATGATGCAGTCGTATGGACGCTATGCGGCCGTCGTCTGGCCGGCCTGTCTCGTCGCGGGACAGATGCTGGCCCGCATTCCACGTGTACTGACCGACGTACTGTGTGGAACAGCGGCCCTGCTGCTGGTGATCTACGCGGCGATGTTCTCGGCTCGTTATTTCATCGTTTAA
- a CDS encoding glycosyltransferase family 2 protein: protein MSGPITAPDFNALQTGRCRVDNGARAPHREEGGRPFLSVVAPCYNEADGLDTFYREVRKVCDALGRTYEIVLVNDGSTDGTRERMQQLARSDAAIVAVNLSRNFGQERALAAGLSVCRGELVLILDADLQDPPDLLPRMLARIEEGADVVYGQRRSREGETWFKRSSAWLFYLLLNTVSETPVPRNTGPFRLMRRRVVDELLSMPEPQRFLRGLVSWVGFTQEPILYDRQRRHTGQTHFPVRKMWALACDAVCSLSRLPLRLAGWFALVAMLVMAAALLRCGYDWFSSGTVDGWLAAFGLLSGLSGMQLLSLHILGEYVGRIAEQTRGRPLFIIESVVRQPAAAGVTAEARR from the coding sequence ATGAGCGGGCCAATAACAGCACCGGACTTCAACGCCCTGCAGACCGGTCGCTGTAGAGTCGATAATGGGGCCCGCGCCCCTCACCGCGAGGAAGGGGGGCGTCCGTTCTTGTCCGTCGTTGCTCCCTGCTACAACGAGGCGGACGGCCTCGACACGTTCTACCGGGAAGTCCGGAAGGTCTGCGATGCCCTCGGACGCACGTACGAGATCGTTCTCGTTAACGACGGCTCGACCGACGGAACCCGCGAACGAATGCAGCAGCTCGCTCGATCCGATGCGGCTATCGTTGCCGTCAACCTCTCCCGCAACTTCGGGCAGGAACGGGCACTCGCCGCGGGGCTGTCGGTCTGTCGCGGCGAACTGGTGCTCATCCTCGATGCCGACCTGCAGGATCCTCCCGATCTGCTGCCGCGAATGCTGGCCCGCATCGAAGAAGGAGCCGACGTCGTTTACGGCCAGCGACGATCCCGCGAGGGGGAGACCTGGTTCAAGCGGTCCTCGGCATGGTTGTTCTATCTTCTGCTCAACACGGTGAGCGAAACGCCAGTGCCACGGAACACCGGTCCATTCCGGCTGATGCGCCGCCGGGTCGTCGACGAGCTGCTGTCGATGCCGGAGCCACAACGCTTTCTGCGGGGACTGGTCAGTTGGGTCGGCTTCACGCAGGAACCGATTCTATACGATCGTCAGCGACGGCATACGGGACAGACTCACTTCCCCGTTCGCAAGATGTGGGCGCTCGCCTGCGATGCAGTCTGCTCCCTCTCCCGACTGCCGCTGAGACTTGCCGGTTGGTTCGCACTGGTCGCCATGCTGGTGATGGCCGCGGCCCTGCTGCGGTGCGGGTATGACTGGTTCTCGAGCGGAACGGTCGACGGTTGGCTGGCGGCGTTTGGTCTGCTCTCCGGGCTCAGCGGGATGCAGCTTTTGTCGCTGCACATCCTGGGCGAGTACGTCGGCCGGATTGCCGAACAGACGCGGGGCCGGCCGCTGTTCATCATCGAAAGCGTCGTCCGCCAGCCGGCTGCGGCGGGAGTCACCGCGGAGGCCCGACGATGA
- a CDS encoding DUF1559 domain-containing protein, translating into MIGRHAKAARPGFTLIELLVVIAVIAILIALMLPAVQAAREAARRLQCKNRLKQLCLAMHNYHDVHRTFSMNTSFNASLGPEYPTRSWIQGILPFVDQTPLYNQIEHAAPLQENREVAGHVLTLLHCPSDSNPGRLGNRADVPSDWEMGLTNYKSCAGDNWGWGIFQRASQSGRFEGETDGMARGNGLICAGRAWPVTTRFGDVRDGTSNTFALGETVIEMTRWSWWFHSNSVAATCAIPLNYGLLLENEHDWEQNNGFMSRHPGGGQFAMVDGSVRMISGAIDLETYFALATIRGNEIVNSF; encoded by the coding sequence ATGATTGGCCGTCACGCGAAAGCCGCACGCCCCGGCTTTACTCTCATTGAACTGCTGGTCGTCATCGCCGTCATCGCCATCCTCATCGCGCTGATGCTGCCGGCCGTCCAGGCAGCGCGGGAAGCGGCCCGCCGGCTGCAGTGCAAGAACCGGCTCAAGCAGCTCTGTCTGGCAATGCACAACTACCACGATGTGCATCGCACGTTTTCGATGAATACGTCGTTCAATGCGTCGCTCGGCCCGGAGTACCCGACGCGAAGCTGGATCCAGGGGATTCTGCCGTTCGTGGATCAGACGCCGCTCTACAATCAGATCGAGCACGCGGCTCCGCTGCAGGAAAACCGCGAAGTGGCCGGGCACGTCCTCACGCTGCTGCACTGTCCGTCCGACTCGAACCCCGGCCGGCTGGGCAATCGGGCGGATGTCCCCTCGGACTGGGAAATGGGGCTGACGAACTACAAGAGCTGCGCGGGAGACAACTGGGGCTGGGGCATCTTTCAGCGGGCCTCGCAGTCGGGACGATTCGAGGGCGAGACGGACGGCATGGCCAGAGGGAACGGCCTCATCTGTGCCGGGCGGGCCTGGCCGGTCACGACGCGGTTCGGCGACGTCCGCGATGGCACTTCGAATACGTTCGCTCTCGGCGAGACCGTCATCGAGATGACGCGGTGGAGCTGGTGGTTCCACTCCAACAGTGTCGCCGCGACCTGTGCGATCCCGCTCAATTACGGACTGCTGCTGGAGAACGAACACGACTGGGAGCAGAACAACGGCTTCATGAGCCGTCACCCCGGGGGTGGCCAGTTTGCGATGGTGGACGGCAGCGTGCGGATGATTTCCGGGGCCATCGATCTGGAGACCTACTTCGCCCTGGCGACGATCCGGGGAAATGAGATTGTCAATTCGTTCTAG
- a CDS encoding DUF1559 domain-containing protein → MTALTRRGFTLIELLVAITIIAILIALLLPAVQAAREAARRTRCSSRLSQLALALHNYHDAHRTLPINGSVFEPSVAERRTRSWVQCILPYVDQKNLHDRIEAGSAMADNQEAAETVLPLLFCPSDTHAGRSGAGIDIPPGWQVALTNYRSCAGDNWPFEPFERASEAGRFTGSNLGWGTEGNGAIGFGRGWPVLTRMSQVRDGASQTIALGETVIMEANVSWWFHADHTAATCAIPINHGFQVEDPDNWADRRGFMSRHPGGAQFALVDGSVRMISESIDLETYYALGTIDGNEVVGDF, encoded by the coding sequence ATGACTGCTCTCACACGTCGCGGCTTCACACTCATTGAACTGCTCGTCGCGATCACCATCATTGCCATTCTGATCGCCCTGCTGCTGCCGGCCGTACAGGCCGCCCGCGAAGCCGCACGCCGAACCCGCTGCAGCAGCCGCCTCTCGCAGTTGGCGCTGGCGCTGCACAACTATCACGATGCTCACAGAACCTTGCCGATCAATGGCTCGGTATTCGAACCATCCGTCGCAGAACGCCGCACGCGAAGCTGGGTGCAATGCATCCTGCCGTACGTCGATCAGAAAAACCTGCACGACCGCATCGAAGCCGGCTCGGCGATGGCTGACAACCAGGAGGCGGCCGAAACTGTCCTGCCGCTGCTGTTCTGTCCCTCCGACACACACGCAGGCCGTTCCGGCGCGGGCATCGACATCCCCCCCGGCTGGCAGGTCGCCCTGACGAACTACAGGAGCTGCGCGGGAGACAACTGGCCGTTCGAGCCATTCGAGCGCGCGTCAGAAGCGGGCCGGTTTACGGGCAGCAACCTGGGGTGGGGGACCGAGGGGAATGGAGCGATCGGTTTCGGAAGAGGCTGGCCCGTCCTTACGCGGATGAGTCAGGTCCGGGACGGTGCCTCGCAAACGATTGCCCTTGGCGAGACAGTCATTATGGAAGCGAACGTCAGCTGGTGGTTTCATGCCGACCACACCGCCGCAACCTGCGCCATCCCAATTAATCACGGTTTCCAGGTCGAGGATCCAGACAACTGGGCCGATCGCCGCGGCTTCATGAGCCGCCACCCCGGCGGAGCGCAGTTCGCCCTGGTGGACGGCAGCGTGCGAATGATCTCCGAATCGATCGACCTCGAAACCTACTACGCGCTGGGCACCATCGACGGCAACGAGGTCGTTGGCGACTTCTGA
- a CDS encoding protein kinase domain-containing protein codes for MLSASEVMSTDEVRAYLNRIPEGTRPENGEELARALVRDRKLTAWQAQQIYSGKGKSLVLGNYVLLDQLGQGGMGTVFKAEHRRMKRIVALKTLSDEITRTPDLLARFQREVQAAARLEHPHVVAAYDADQAGETHFLVMQYVAGDDLATLVKKKGPLPFDEAVDCIIQAARGLEYAHLKGVIHRDIKPSNLLLSRDGTVKVLDMGLARIEGDDATFSDLTGSGAVMGTVDYMAPEQAEDSHRSDTRADIYSLGCSLFFLLTGKATYPGKTMMQKLVAHREAPLPSLSEAAGVSRQADAVFRRMIAKNPDERFQSMSELIAELERVRSPAAAASPGSVISEDSRLNEFLASIEPGMSATATHRPVRQQSSRSSAAQTPTVLVGSAVLDTEPTRLTNEPEAFSLRTHSGRRGGSGGGMRNWLLWGGGFLALLLLGGIIIKITNRDGSTTTIKLPEGAGVTVEKDGKTLASVPAETESTPNYALDFDGKGSPIVVASVPTNAMSQFTLEARVAYDGSLDTQICYWAPVVQLRIQEETGKYQLIAHPSEGGQRQVFSDDAVAPRDTDHVAIVWDGAELSMYVDGVRQSQTLKIAAFREHPGGKLYVGGSYNAEKVWSGHFDGRIDELRISTTARYKLNFTPARRFEPDQQTRALYHFDDATGGLATDSSGNGYDGLVENARWVQVDDELNVIGNGAEPASAEESR; via the coding sequence ATGCTGTCCGCTTCCGAAGTGATGAGCACGGACGAGGTTCGTGCATACCTCAACCGGATTCCGGAAGGAACCCGCCCCGAGAATGGCGAAGAACTCGCCCGTGCCCTGGTACGTGACAGGAAGCTGACTGCCTGGCAGGCCCAGCAGATCTATTCCGGCAAGGGCAAATCGCTGGTGCTGGGCAACTACGTATTGCTCGATCAGCTTGGCCAGGGAGGGATGGGGACGGTCTTCAAGGCCGAGCACCGCCGCATGAAGCGGATCGTCGCTCTCAAGACTCTCTCGGACGAAATCACCCGCACGCCCGATCTGCTCGCCCGGTTCCAGCGGGAGGTCCAGGCGGCCGCCCGGCTCGAACATCCCCATGTCGTCGCCGCCTACGATGCCGATCAGGCCGGCGAGACACACTTTCTCGTCATGCAGTACGTGGCGGGTGACGATCTGGCGACGCTGGTGAAGAAGAAAGGGCCGCTGCCGTTCGACGAGGCGGTGGACTGCATCATCCAGGCGGCGCGAGGTCTGGAGTATGCCCATCTGAAGGGGGTGATTCACCGCGACATCAAACCGTCGAACCTGCTGCTTTCCCGCGATGGGACGGTCAAGGTGCTCGACATGGGGCTGGCCCGGATCGAAGGAGATGACGCCACGTTCAGTGACCTGACCGGCTCAGGAGCCGTGATGGGGACTGTCGATTACATGGCTCCCGAACAGGCTGAAGACAGCCACCGTTCCGATACCCGGGCCGATATCTACAGCCTCGGCTGCTCACTGTTCTTTCTGCTGACTGGAAAGGCGACGTACCCCGGTAAAACCATGATGCAGAAGCTCGTTGCTCACCGTGAGGCTCCCCTCCCGTCGCTCAGCGAAGCGGCCGGCGTTTCCCGGCAGGCGGATGCCGTCTTCCGCCGCATGATCGCCAAGAATCCCGACGAGCGGTTCCAGTCCATGAGCGAACTGATTGCCGAACTGGAGCGCGTCCGGTCGCCTGCCGCGGCAGCCAGTCCGGGATCTGTCATCTCTGAGGACAGCCGTCTCAATGAGTTTCTGGCCTCGATCGAGCCCGGCATGTCCGCCACCGCCACCCACAGGCCGGTCCGGCAGCAGAGCTCGCGCAGTTCGGCTGCCCAGACTCCTACCGTTCTCGTCGGTTCGGCCGTGCTGGACACCGAGCCGACCCGGTTGACGAACGAGCCGGAGGCCTTCTCGCTCCGGACCCACTCCGGACGCCGGGGCGGTTCCGGCGGCGGCATGCGGAACTGGCTGCTGTGGGGCGGCGGCTTCCTCGCTCTGCTGCTGCTTGGCGGGATCATCATCAAGATCACGAACCGGGACGGCTCCACTACCACCATCAAGCTTCCCGAGGGGGCGGGCGTCACCGTCGAGAAGGACGGCAAAACTCTGGCGAGCGTGCCCGCGGAAACGGAATCGACGCCCAACTACGCTCTGGACTTCGACGGGAAGGGGAGCCCCATTGTCGTTGCTTCCGTTCCTACTAATGCGATGTCGCAGTTTACGCTGGAAGCACGCGTTGCTTACGACGGTTCTCTTGATACCCAGATTTGTTACTGGGCGCCGGTGGTGCAGCTGCGTATTCAGGAGGAAACCGGAAAGTACCAGCTCATCGCTCACCCGTCGGAAGGGGGGCAGCGGCAGGTGTTCTCGGATGACGCCGTCGCGCCCCGGGACACCGACCATGTCGCCATTGTCTGGGACGGTGCGGAGCTGTCGATGTACGTGGACGGAGTTCGACAGTCGCAGACGCTGAAGATTGCCGCCTTCAGAGAGCACCCGGGGGGAAAGCTGTACGTTGGCGGCTCGTACAACGCCGAGAAAGTGTGGTCCGGTCATTTCGACGGCCGGATCGATGAGCTCAGGATTTCGACGACGGCCCGGTACAAGCTGAACTTTACACCCGCACGGCGCTTCGAGCCGGATCAGCAGACTCGCGCGCTTTACCACTTCGATGACGCAACCGGTGGCCTCGCGACCGACTCGAGCGGCAATGGCTACGACGGCCTGGTCGAGAATGCCAGGTGGGTGCAGGTCGATGATGAGCTGAACGTGATCGGGAACGGTGCCGAGCCGGCCTCCGCGGAGGAATCCCGCTGA